A genomic region of Polypterus senegalus isolate Bchr_013 chromosome 17, ASM1683550v1, whole genome shotgun sequence contains the following coding sequences:
- the psmc5 gene encoding 26S proteasome regulatory subunit 8: MAVDGPEQMELEEGKGGSGLRQYYLSKIEELQLTVNEKSQNLRRLQAQRNELNAKVRLLREELQLLQEQGSYVGEVVRAMDKKKVLVKVHPEGKFVVDVDKNIDINDVTPNCRVALRNDSYTLHKILPNKVDPLVSLMMVEKVPDSTYEMIGGLDKQIKEIKEVIELPVKHPELFEALGIAQPKGVLLYGPPGTGKTLLARAVAHHTDCTFIRVSGSELVQKFIGEGARMVRELFVMAREHAPSIIFMDEIDSIGSSRLEGGSGGDSEVQRTMLELLNQLDGFEATKNIKVIMATNRIDILDSALLRPGRIDRKIEFPPPNEEARLDILKIHSRKMNLTRGINLRKIAELMPGASGAEVKGVCTEAGMYALRERRVHVTQEDFEMAVAKVMQKDSEKNMSIKKLWK; this comes from the exons tTGACAGTCAATGAAAAAAGTCAGAATCTGCGGCGTCTTCAGGCCCAGCGCAACGAGCTCAACGCTAAAG TGCGACTCCTGCGTGAAGAACTCCAGCTGCTCCAGGAGCAGGGCTCCTACGTCGGGGAGGTGGTGAGGGCCATGGACAAGAAGAAGGTGCTGGTGAAG GTTCATCCTGAGGGGAAGTTTGTGGTGGACGTCGACAAAAACATCGACATCAATGAC GTAACTCCCAACTGCCGCGTGGCGCTGAGGAACGACAGTTACACGCTTCACAAAATCCTCCCTAACAAGGTGGACCCCCTGGTGTCGCTGATGATGGTGGAGAAGGTCCCCGATTCGACCTACGAGATGATTGGCGGACTGGACAAGCAAATCAAAGAAATCAAGGAGGTCATCGAGCTGCCAGTCAAACACCCAGAGCTGTTTGAGGCTCTGGGCATCGCACAGCCCAAG GGCGTGCTGCTGTACGGACCGCCTGGAACCGGGAAGACCCTGCTGGCCAGAGCGGTGGCACACCACACGGACTGCACCTTCATCCGCGTGTCGGGGTCCGAGCTGGTGCAGAAGTTCATCGGAGAAG GGGCACGCATGGTGCGGGAGCTGTTTGTGATGGCGCGGGAGCATGCGCCCTCCATCATCTTCATGGACGAGATCGACTCCATCGGCTCGTCGCGCTTGGAGGGGGGCTCGGGTGGCGACAGCGAGGTGCAGAGGACCATGTTAGAGCTGCTCAACCAGCTTGACGGCTTTGAAGCCACCAAGAATATCAAG GTTATCATGGCCACCAACAGGATCGACATCTTGGACTCGGCGCTGCTCCGGCCCGGCCGCATCGACAGGAAGATCGAGTTCCCCCCGCCGAACGAGGAG GCCCGCCTGGACATCCTGAAGATCCACTCGCGCAAGATGAACTTGACGAGGGGGATCAACCTGCGCAAGATCGCCGAGCTCATGCCGGGCGCGTCGGGCGCCGAAGTGAAG GGCGTGTGCACGGAGGCGGGCATGTACGCGCTGAGGGAGAGGCGGGTGCACGTGACGCAGGAAGACTTCGAGATGGCCGTGGCCAAG GTCATGCAGAAGGACAGCGAGAAGAACATGTCCATCAAGAAGCTGTGGAAGTGA
- the LOC120517749 gene encoding acid-sensing ion channel 2-like isoform X1, protein MWALQSACGDALSCAGVTLWTAMAMEGSQGNGATGRPPSRRRERRGRALTVALMARTRIHGLRYVYSRNSSFQHRALWLLAFCTSLGCLLSWSSNRFLYLLSFPTHTKFHMEWAKELAFPAVTICNNNPVRFSKMTKSDLYFAGHWLGLLLANRTARPIVLELLYDERQQWFERLSDFRLFLPPRNFEGTSLAFLDRLGHQLDDMLLSCKYRGEACGPHNFSSVFTRYGKCYVFNSGQDGQALHTTVKGGTGNGLEIMLDIQQDEYLPVWGETEDTTFEAGVRVQIHSQAEPPFVHELGFGVAPGFQTFVSTQEQRLTYLPPPWGDCQSVTSDSDFFSVYSITACRIDCETRYLVENCNCRMVHMPGNADFCTPEQYKECAEPTLVMLAEKDGNYCVCRTPCNLTRYNKELSMVKIPSKTSARYLEKKFNKSEKYITDNILVLDVFFEALNYETIEQKKAYEVAGLLGDIGGQMGLFVGASILTILELFDYMYEVLKERLLDFLNKEEEEASRDENVGPCEPLPNHSETISHTVSVPLQTTLGTLEEIAC, encoded by the exons ATGTGGGCACTGCAGTCCGCCTGTGGAGATGCCCTTTCCTGCGCGGGGGTGACGCTCTGGACGGCCATGGCGATGGAGGGCTCGCAGGGGAACGGAGCCACCGGGAGGCCGCCGTCCCGGCGGAGAGAGAGGCGCGGGAGAGCCCTGACGGTCGCCCTGATGGCCCGGACGCGCATCCACGGGCTTCGGTACGTGTACTCGAGGAACTCGTCGTTCCAGCACCGGGCGCTGTGGCTCCTGGCGTTCTGCACCTCCCTGGGCTGCCTGCTCTCGTGGTCCTCCAACCGCTTCTTGTATCTGCTCTCCTTCCCGACTCACACCAAGTTCCACATGGAGTGGGCCAAAGAGCTGGCCTTCCCCGCCGTCACCATCTGCAACAACAACCCGGTGCGCTTCTCCAAGATGACCAAGAGCGACTTGTACTTCGCCGGCCACTGGCTGGGGCTGCTGCTGGCCAACAGGACCGCCCGGCCCATCGTGCTCGAGCTGCTGTACGACGAGCGGCAGCAGTGGTTCGAGAGGCTCTCGGATTTCAGGCTCTTCCTGCCCCCCCGGAACTTTGAGGGCACCAGTTTGGCGTTCCTGGACCGACTGGGCCACCAGCTGGACGACATGCTGCTCTCCTGTAAATACCGGGGGGAGGCGTGCGGCCCTCACAACTTCTCCTCT GTCTTCACAAGATACGGCAAGTGCTACGTCTTCAACTCGGGCCAAGACGGCCAGGCTCTCCACACGACGGTGAAGGGTGGCACAGGCAACGGCCTGGAGATCATGCTGGACATTCAGCAGGACGAGTACCTCCCAGTGTGGGGGGAGACTG AAGACACGACATTTGAAGCGGGCGTCAGGGTGCAGATTCACAGCCAGGCGGAGCCCCCCTTTGTGCACGAGCTGGGCTTTGGGGTCGCCCCGGGCTTTCAGACGTTTGTGTCCACACAGGAGCAAAGG CTCACCTATCTGCCCCCGCCATGGGGTGACTGCCAGTCGGTGACGTCGGACTCGGACTTCTTCAGCGTCTACAGCATCACAGCCTGCAGGATCGACTGTGAAACCCGATACCTCGTTGAGAACTGCAACTGCAGGATGGTGCACATGCCAG GAAATGCCGACTTCTGCACCCCAGAGCAGTACAAGGAGTGCGCCGAGCCAACTCTGG TCATGCTGGCAGAGAAGGATGGCAACTACTGCGTGTGCAGGACCCCGTGCAACCTGACCAGGTACAACAAGGAGCTGTCCATGGTGAAGATCCCCAGCAAGACCTCGGCCAGGTACCTGGAGAAGAAGTTCAACAAGTCGGAGAAGTACATCAC GGACAACATCCTGGTCCTGGACGTTTTCTTTGAGGCCCTCAACTACGAGACCATCGAGCAGAAGAAGGCCTACGAGGTGGCAGGCCTGCTTG GTGACATCGGTGGGCAGATGGGCCTGTTTGTGGGTGCCAGCATCCTGACCATCCTGGAGCTCTTTGACTACATGTACGAG GTGCTGAAGGAGCGCTTGTTGGACTTCCTGaacaaggaggaagaggaggctaGCCGGGACGAGAACGTG GGCCCTTGTGAACCCCTGCCAAACCACTCGGAGACCATCAGCCACACAGTCAGCGTTCCACTGCAGACCACACTGGGCACTTTGGAGGAAATCGCCTGCTGA
- the smarcd2 gene encoding SWI/SNF-related matrix-associated actin-dependent regulator of chromatin subfamily D member 2 isoform X1: MASRGGYPMSAAPGGLRVPPSVQQSPAFRAVGPSSASPSPFQQRPGMSPSRAMPMGLGTIPGPSFGAGPPMRAGIPQSGMDPFRKRFLQQQQGLANQRKGLKRRKMADRILPQRIRELVPESQAYMDLLAFERKLDQTIARKRMEIQEAIKKPITQKRKLRIYISNTYTPGKAEGEEAEGISSWELRVEGKLLEDPGKQKRKFSSFFKSLVIELDKDLYGPDNHLVEWHRMPTTQETDGFQVKRPGDVNVKCTLLLMLDHQPPQYKLDPRLARLLGVHTQTRASIMQALWLYIKTNKLQDGHEKEYINCNRYFRQIFSCTRMKFSEIPMKLASLLQHPDPIIINHMISVDPNDQKKTACYDIDVEVDDPLKGQMSGFLSSTTKDQEIAALEMKIHETIESINQLKIQRDFMLSFSGSPQEFIQDWLKSQCHDLKLMTDITGNAEEERRTEFYEASWAQEAVGRYIFSKVQQRRQELEQVLGIRLT; encoded by the exons ATGGCGTCCAGGGGAGGGTACCCGATGAGCGCGGCGCCCGGGGGTCTCCGAGTGCCCCCCAGTGTGCAGCAGAGTCCGGCATTCCGAGCCGTGGGGCCCTCCTCCGCCTCGCCTTCCCCCTTTCAGCAG CGCCCGGGGATGTCCCCCAGTCGTGCCATGCCAATGGGTTTGGGCACAATCCCTGGGCCCTCCTTTGGAGCCGGGCCTCCCATGAGAGCTGGCATCCCGCAGTCTGGAATGGATCCTTTCCGCAAGAGGTTTCTGCAGCAGCAGCAGGGACTGGCCAACCAACGGAAGGG TCTCAAGCGACGCAAGATGGCAGACCGAATACTTCCTCAGCGG ATTCGAGAGTTGGTTCCTGAATCCCAGGCCTACATGGACCTGCTGGCCTTCGAGCGCAAACTGGACCAGACCATCGCCCGCAAGCGCATGGAGATCCAGGAGGCCATCAAGAAGCCCATCACG CAAAAGCGCAAGCTGCGCATCTACATCTCGAATACGTACACCCCGGGCAAAGCGGAGGGCGAGGAGGCAGAGGGCATCTCGTCGTGGGAGCTCCGGGTGGAAGGGAAACTTCTGGAAGAC CCAGGAAAGCAGAAGAGGAAGTTCTCGTCCTTCTTCAAGAGCCTGGTGATCGAGCTGGACAAGGACCTCTACGGGCCCGACAACCACCTGGTGGAG TGGCATCGCATGCCCACCACACAGGAGACCGATGGCTTTCAGGTGAAGAGACCCGGGGATGTCAACGTGAAGTGCACCCTGCTGCTGATGCTGGACCACCAG CCCCCTCAGTACAAACTGGACCCCCGCCTGGCCCGCCTGCTGGGGGTCCACACTCAGACCCGGGCGAGCATCATGCAGGCGCTGTGGCTCTACATCAAGACCAACAAGCTGCAGGACGGCCACGAGAAAGAGTACATCAACTGCAACCGCTACTTCAGACAG ATTTTTAGCTGCACGCGCATGAAGTTCTCGGAGATTCCCATGAAGCTGGCCAGCCTCCTGCAGCACCCGGACCCCATCATCATCAATCACATGATCAG CGTGGACCCCAATGACCAAAAGAAGACGGCCTGCTATGACATCGACGTCGAGGTGGATGACCCGCTTAAGGGGCAGATGAGCGGCTTCCTGTCCTCGACCACTAAGGACCAGGAGATCGCGGCCCTCGAAATGAAG ATCCACGAGACCATCGAGTCCATCAACCAGCTGAAGATTCAGAGGGACTTCATGTTGAGCTTCAGCGGGAGCCCCCAGGAGTTCATCCAAGACTGGCTCAAGTCTCAGTGTCACGACCTCAAG CTCATGACGGACATCACGGGGAACGCCGAGGAGGAGAGGAGAACCGAGTTCTACGAGGCATCCTGGGCGCAGGAGGCGGTCGGCAGGTACATCTTCTCCAAG GTCCAGCAACGCAGGCAAGAACTGGAGCAGGTGCTGGGCATCCGACTCACCTGA
- the smarcd2 gene encoding SWI/SNF-related matrix-associated actin-dependent regulator of chromatin subfamily D member 2 isoform X2 translates to MASRGGYPMSAAPGGLRVPPSVQQSPAFRAVGPSSASPSPFQQRPGMSPSRAMPMGLGTIPGPSFGAGPPMRAGIPQSGMDPFRKRFLQQQQGLANQRKGLKRRKMADRILPQRIRELVPESQAYMDLLAFERKLDQTIARKRMEIQEAIKKPITQKRKLRIYISNTYTPGKAEGEEAEGISSWELRVEGKLLEDWHRMPTTQETDGFQVKRPGDVNVKCTLLLMLDHQPPQYKLDPRLARLLGVHTQTRASIMQALWLYIKTNKLQDGHEKEYINCNRYFRQIFSCTRMKFSEIPMKLASLLQHPDPIIINHMISVDPNDQKKTACYDIDVEVDDPLKGQMSGFLSSTTKDQEIAALEMKIHETIESINQLKIQRDFMLSFSGSPQEFIQDWLKSQCHDLKLMTDITGNAEEERRTEFYEASWAQEAVGRYIFSKVQQRRQELEQVLGIRLT, encoded by the exons ATGGCGTCCAGGGGAGGGTACCCGATGAGCGCGGCGCCCGGGGGTCTCCGAGTGCCCCCCAGTGTGCAGCAGAGTCCGGCATTCCGAGCCGTGGGGCCCTCCTCCGCCTCGCCTTCCCCCTTTCAGCAG CGCCCGGGGATGTCCCCCAGTCGTGCCATGCCAATGGGTTTGGGCACAATCCCTGGGCCCTCCTTTGGAGCCGGGCCTCCCATGAGAGCTGGCATCCCGCAGTCTGGAATGGATCCTTTCCGCAAGAGGTTTCTGCAGCAGCAGCAGGGACTGGCCAACCAACGGAAGGG TCTCAAGCGACGCAAGATGGCAGACCGAATACTTCCTCAGCGG ATTCGAGAGTTGGTTCCTGAATCCCAGGCCTACATGGACCTGCTGGCCTTCGAGCGCAAACTGGACCAGACCATCGCCCGCAAGCGCATGGAGATCCAGGAGGCCATCAAGAAGCCCATCACG CAAAAGCGCAAGCTGCGCATCTACATCTCGAATACGTACACCCCGGGCAAAGCGGAGGGCGAGGAGGCAGAGGGCATCTCGTCGTGGGAGCTCCGGGTGGAAGGGAAACTTCTGGAAGAC TGGCATCGCATGCCCACCACACAGGAGACCGATGGCTTTCAGGTGAAGAGACCCGGGGATGTCAACGTGAAGTGCACCCTGCTGCTGATGCTGGACCACCAG CCCCCTCAGTACAAACTGGACCCCCGCCTGGCCCGCCTGCTGGGGGTCCACACTCAGACCCGGGCGAGCATCATGCAGGCGCTGTGGCTCTACATCAAGACCAACAAGCTGCAGGACGGCCACGAGAAAGAGTACATCAACTGCAACCGCTACTTCAGACAG ATTTTTAGCTGCACGCGCATGAAGTTCTCGGAGATTCCCATGAAGCTGGCCAGCCTCCTGCAGCACCCGGACCCCATCATCATCAATCACATGATCAG CGTGGACCCCAATGACCAAAAGAAGACGGCCTGCTATGACATCGACGTCGAGGTGGATGACCCGCTTAAGGGGCAGATGAGCGGCTTCCTGTCCTCGACCACTAAGGACCAGGAGATCGCGGCCCTCGAAATGAAG ATCCACGAGACCATCGAGTCCATCAACCAGCTGAAGATTCAGAGGGACTTCATGTTGAGCTTCAGCGGGAGCCCCCAGGAGTTCATCCAAGACTGGCTCAAGTCTCAGTGTCACGACCTCAAG CTCATGACGGACATCACGGGGAACGCCGAGGAGGAGAGGAGAACCGAGTTCTACGAGGCATCCTGGGCGCAGGAGGCGGTCGGCAGGTACATCTTCTCCAAG GTCCAGCAACGCAGGCAAGAACTGGAGCAGGTGCTGGGCATCCGACTCACCTGA